In Chryseobacterium gleum, a single genomic region encodes these proteins:
- a CDS encoding DUF5684 domain-containing protein, translated as MLTLLQTDPYNGTDAVSGAAAAGIGMGAMFFGLLCYVFYGYCMYKIFQKAGRQDAWAAFIPIYNTIVLLEIVKKPIWWIILFFIPLVNIFACWVVYDRLAKGFGKETPLYTILILLFGFIFIPVLGLGSDQFDGKRIPND; from the coding sequence ATGTTAACTCTTTTACAAACAGACCCTTATAACGGGACAGATGCAGTGTCTGGCGCAGCCGCTGCAGGCATAGGAATGGGAGCTATGTTCTTCGGATTATTGTGCTATGTATTCTATGGATATTGCATGTACAAAATCTTTCAGAAAGCAGGAAGACAGGATGCCTGGGCTGCTTTTATTCCTATTTATAATACAATCGTATTGCTGGAAATCGTGAAAAAACCAATCTGGTGGATCATTCTTTTCTTTATTCCATTGGTCAATATTTTTGCATGCTGGGTTGTATATGACAGACTTGCCAAAGGATTTGGAAAAGAAACACCGCTTTACACGATTCTGATTCTGCTTTTCGGATTTATTTTTATTCCGGTATTGGGACTTGGAAGTGATCAATTCGATGGCAAACGTATTCCAAATGATTAA
- a CDS encoding DUF3857 domain-containing protein, producing the protein MMKILVLGALSTASLYFAQSYPASAIPVNLKKNADVVIRKDFTTIQINKIDEIKYQYNKVTTVLNKDGDEEAVAYIPYDKSKSISNIKVTIYDESGKKIKSVSKSDFKDVANNPQGVFYSDNRILVYSYTPVQYPYTVDFSYEAEDEDTVFIPDFVPFTSTKIALEEAQFKIVNTSGIELRSKIYPSKYNYTTVIESGSGNDKTYTYKNVPAIDDAFMIPQPVKILPAVNFALAKFSLAGKQGTLNNWTDFGTWIYNDLLVPVSASTPAIKAEVASLQLQGSVEDKVKKIYQYMQNKTRYIAVSLGIGGWQPMLPDEVQKKGYGDCKGLTNYMKILLNEAGIPSNYCIINSGRSQVSFDPEFPAMGGNHIILMVPTEKGNIWLENTSQQIAFNHLSYSTTDRNVLAVTPKGIELINTPVYKAEQNKEKQKLRVNLNEDNSITGSGSFSYTGNQYDYNLSFVNLDPKEKNDAIKRRFDILNFEKVEMKNFNNDRDNAVITYDLDFKTNNFSKKAGNSLLFRSVPIFTDAVFKTDENRELPFEVGMSYEDEYEIAFVLPLGYKVDEIPDNSNITSEFGSYKLGFVKGDGQVMVTRKIQINKGLYPKEKYNDYINFRKKILNMDNSKILITKI; encoded by the coding sequence ATGATGAAAATATTAGTCCTTGGGGCTTTATCTACCGCCTCATTATATTTTGCACAAAGCTATCCTGCTTCTGCAATTCCGGTAAATTTAAAGAAAAACGCTGATGTTGTTATACGAAAGGATTTTACAACCATTCAGATCAACAAAATTGATGAAATAAAATATCAGTATAATAAGGTAACTACAGTTTTAAATAAAGATGGGGACGAGGAGGCAGTAGCTTACATTCCTTATGATAAATCAAAAAGTATTTCGAATATAAAGGTTACAATCTATGATGAATCAGGGAAGAAAATTAAAAGTGTTTCAAAGTCTGATTTTAAAGATGTAGCGAACAACCCTCAGGGAGTTTTTTATTCTGATAACAGGATATTGGTTTATTCATATACACCGGTTCAATATCCTTATACTGTTGATTTTTCTTACGAAGCGGAAGATGAAGATACTGTTTTCATCCCGGATTTTGTGCCCTTTACTTCTACTAAAATAGCACTGGAAGAAGCACAGTTTAAAATTGTTAACACCTCGGGAATAGAACTAAGATCTAAAATTTACCCTTCAAAATACAATTATACCACCGTGATAGAAAGCGGCAGTGGCAATGATAAAACATATACCTATAAAAATGTACCTGCCATTGATGATGCTTTTATGATCCCACAGCCTGTTAAAATCTTACCTGCGGTCAACTTTGCTCTGGCAAAATTCAGTCTGGCAGGAAAGCAGGGAACTTTGAATAACTGGACAGATTTCGGAACCTGGATCTACAATGATCTTCTGGTTCCTGTTTCTGCATCTACTCCTGCTATTAAAGCTGAGGTTGCGTCTTTACAATTACAGGGTTCTGTAGAAGATAAAGTAAAGAAAATTTATCAGTATATGCAGAACAAAACCCGGTATATAGCTGTTTCATTAGGAATAGGAGGCTGGCAGCCCATGCTGCCGGATGAAGTTCAGAAAAAAGGATATGGTGACTGCAAGGGACTTACCAACTATATGAAGATTCTTTTGAATGAAGCAGGAATTCCTTCTAATTATTGTATCATCAATTCCGGACGGTCACAGGTTTCCTTTGATCCGGAATTTCCTGCTATGGGTGGAAACCATATTATTCTTATGGTTCCTACAGAAAAAGGAAATATATGGCTGGAAAATACCTCTCAGCAAATTGCTTTCAACCATTTAAGTTACAGTACCACCGACAGAAATGTACTTGCTGTAACTCCGAAAGGAATAGAACTGATCAATACACCCGTTTATAAAGCGGAACAGAATAAAGAAAAACAGAAATTAAGAGTCAACCTTAATGAAGATAACAGTATTACAGGAAGCGGCAGCTTTTCCTATACCGGAAATCAATATGACTACAACTTAAGTTTTGTCAATCTTGATCCTAAGGAAAAAAATGATGCTATAAAAAGGAGGTTTGATATTTTAAACTTTGAAAAAGTAGAAATGAAAAATTTTAATAACGACAGAGACAATGCCGTTATTACTTATGATCTGGATTTCAAGACCAATAATTTCTCCAAGAAAGCCGGAAACAGCCTTCTTTTCAGATCTGTACCAATTTTTACCGATGCTGTCTTTAAAACGGATGAAAACCGTGAGCTTCCTTTTGAAGTAGGGATGTCTTATGAGGACGAGTATGAAATTGCTTTTGTTCTTCCTTTAGGCTATAAAGTGGATGAAATTCCTGACAACTCAAATATCACTTCTGAATTCGGATCCTATAAGCTAGGTTTTGTTAAAGGTGACGGACAGGTAATGGTGACCCGGAAGATACAGATTAATAAAGGATTATATCCGAAAGAAAAGTACAATGACTATATCAATTTCAGAAAAAAGATTCTGAATATGGACAATTCAAAAATTTTAATAACAAAAATATAA
- a CDS encoding transglutaminase-like domain-containing protein → MKKIIVLLLCSTNAILLNAQKKYEFLNPPKFNEADLSKAKSLLDENAPAEILYKSAYFMVDANTGNLHKRYFYRVKIYDKDKAEDWLNLEIPIYNVGSNRESLGKFKAFTYNLENGAAVPLKVEKSSQYKSKENKYVTLTKFAFPGVKNGSVIEYQYEIVSPFRFMIPEVLIESDTPSLNTEYVLDAPINMSYNVNYTGGLTPKYREMEERLLYGTQYKTFRFAYENLTGFKTEKFVRNDRNFRTKISAELNSTNFGELKLYSSSWDQIAKRLYESEDFGGELKRTKLAKENMPAGVSEMKTDLEKANAIFSYVQKTFTWNKDKGIYTEDGIKKLLETKTGNDAEINLFLVMMLREAGLKADPLVISTVENGLINLVSPNVSNMNFVLATVKLDDQLHIYDATSKQSSLDEIPLKNWNQYGILVTKDKALQIQMANLKSSNTYLTVNARINDDGSISGTYSDKDTGAYAMYVKDSYDDNPEKYKKQYKENFSIDFTDIDSKVLENGEFESSMKFSSTNLIDRVGKKMIINPMLFLNKNSNEFDQTEVRKYPIDFGSPITKVKKVILEIPDGYVIEEMPKEKKIVTEDKEIAYTYSVQQKGNKLEVTTTTKVNSSDYPKEYYPAFKQIWGVASKFENQVISLVKK, encoded by the coding sequence ATGAAAAAAATAATAGTATTGCTTCTGTGCTCTACCAATGCAATATTACTCAACGCTCAGAAAAAATATGAATTTCTGAATCCACCTAAATTTAACGAGGCAGATCTGTCCAAAGCAAAATCTTTGTTGGATGAAAATGCACCTGCCGAAATTTTGTATAAATCTGCTTATTTTATGGTAGATGCCAATACCGGTAATCTTCACAAAAGATATTTTTACAGAGTGAAGATATACGATAAAGATAAAGCAGAAGACTGGTTGAATCTCGAAATTCCTATTTATAATGTTGGAAGCAACAGAGAATCACTGGGGAAGTTCAAGGCATTTACCTACAATCTTGAGAATGGAGCGGCTGTTCCTTTAAAAGTAGAAAAGAGTTCTCAATATAAAAGTAAAGAGAATAAATATGTTACGCTGACAAAATTTGCTTTTCCAGGCGTAAAAAACGGATCGGTTATAGAATATCAGTATGAGATTGTATCTCCGTTCCGGTTTATGATTCCAGAGGTGCTGATAGAATCTGATACCCCTTCACTGAATACAGAATATGTTTTAGATGCACCCATCAATATGTCTTATAATGTAAACTATACCGGAGGCCTTACCCCTAAGTACAGGGAAATGGAGGAGAGGCTGTTGTATGGTACTCAATATAAAACCTTTAGATTTGCTTATGAAAATTTAACTGGCTTTAAAACGGAGAAATTTGTAAGAAATGACAGGAATTTCAGAACAAAAATAAGTGCCGAGCTGAACTCTACCAATTTTGGTGAGCTTAAGCTGTATTCATCTTCATGGGACCAGATTGCCAAGAGACTTTATGAAAGTGAAGACTTTGGAGGAGAACTGAAAAGAACAAAGCTTGCAAAAGAAAATATGCCTGCCGGAGTTTCGGAAATGAAGACTGACCTTGAAAAGGCAAATGCTATCTTTTCATACGTACAGAAAACTTTTACCTGGAATAAAGATAAAGGAATTTATACTGAAGACGGGATTAAGAAGCTTTTGGAAACCAAAACAGGGAATGATGCAGAAATTAATCTTTTTCTTGTGATGATGCTTCGCGAAGCTGGTCTTAAAGCTGATCCGTTGGTTATTTCTACCGTAGAAAACGGTCTTATCAATCTGGTGTCTCCTAACGTATCCAATATGAATTTTGTATTGGCTACTGTTAAGCTGGATGATCAGTTACATATTTATGATGCCACCTCCAAGCAGTCTTCATTGGATGAAATCCCCCTTAAAAACTGGAACCAGTATGGAATCCTGGTAACCAAAGATAAGGCACTGCAGATTCAAATGGCTAATCTGAAATCAAGCAATACTTACCTTACCGTGAATGCCAGAATTAATGATGACGGAAGTATTTCCGGAACCTATTCAGACAAAGATACCGGTGCCTATGCCATGTATGTTAAAGACAGCTATGATGATAATCCGGAAAAATATAAAAAGCAGTATAAAGAGAATTTCTCAATAGATTTCACGGATATTGATTCAAAAGTATTGGAAAACGGAGAATTTGAAAGCAGTATGAAGTTTTCTTCAACAAACCTTATTGACAGAGTAGGAAAGAAAATGATTATTAATCCAATGTTGTTTTTAAATAAAAATTCCAATGAATTTGATCAGACCGAAGTCCGAAAATATCCTATCGATTTCGGATCTCCTATAACCAAAGTTAAAAAGGTAATTCTTGAAATTCCTGATGGATATGTAATTGAGGAAATGCCTAAAGAGAAAAAGATTGTAACGGAAGACAAAGAAATAGCCTATACCTATTCAGTACAACAAAAAGGAAATAAGCTGGAAGTAACCACAACCACAAAGGTTAACAGTTCAGACTATCCGAAAGAATATTATCCCGCATTTAAACAAATCTGGGGAGTTGCTTCAAAATTTGAAAATCAGGTGATCAGCCTCGTTAAAAAGTAA
- a CDS encoding RsiV family protein: MKNTIAVIALSSFLAVASCKKSETTGQAEKTENKAAEEFVVDSVKVNDSTKITDSLKVSFTSKLLVFPTLKDKKLLDSIYFQNEKIKDFSKAGLQAYLDKEKNDYFNAVKNDNKDWLSDVTYAQNWYSSSHMNLISNKNGYMHIQYVGSGYEGGAHDNYGFSERVFDLKNNRKMELKDITSMPKNKIEAILMKNIDKINSGTMDGDGEVKNSEMLLVDKIPASDNFYFDDKNLYFHYSPYEIAAFAAGDITIPVSWEDLKDTLNAEFKERMKIK, from the coding sequence ATGAAAAACACGATTGCTGTTATAGCATTATCTTCTTTCCTGGCCGTGGCTTCCTGTAAAAAAAGCGAAACAACAGGACAGGCAGAAAAAACAGAAAACAAAGCTGCAGAAGAATTTGTAGTAGATTCTGTAAAAGTAAATGACTCTACAAAAATTACAGATTCCTTAAAAGTGAGCTTCACTTCAAAACTGTTGGTTTTCCCTACTTTAAAAGATAAAAAACTGCTGGACAGCATCTATTTCCAGAATGAAAAAATCAAAGACTTTTCCAAAGCCGGGCTTCAGGCTTATCTTGATAAAGAAAAGAATGACTATTTCAATGCTGTAAAAAACGATAATAAAGACTGGCTTTCAGATGTGACCTATGCCCAGAATTGGTATTCAAGCTCACACATGAACCTGATTTCCAATAAAAATGGTTATATGCATATTCAGTATGTAGGAAGCGGTTATGAAGGAGGAGCTCATGATAATTACGGATTTTCAGAAAGGGTTTTTGATCTTAAAAACAACAGAAAAATGGAGTTGAAAGATATTACTTCAATGCCTAAAAATAAAATAGAAGCCATTCTGATGAAAAATATCGATAAAATTAACAGCGGAACGATGGATGGCGACGGAGAAGTTAAGAATTCGGAAATGTTATTGGTAGATAAAATTCCGGCTTCTGATAATTTCTATTTTGATGACAAAAACCTGTATTTTCACTACAGTCCTTATGAAATTGCAGCTTTTGCGGCCGGGGATATTACAATTCCTGTTTCATGGGAAGATCTGAAAGATACCTTAAATGCAGAATTCAAAGAAAGAATGAAAATTAAATAA
- a CDS encoding diacylglycerol/lipid kinase family protein: protein MDKVAFIINPFSAKKNYQPFLNELKTKVKDPLYYVSESIPGTDEFIQAHFEEVDIFVAIGGDGTISTVAKNLINTEKILAIFPAGSGNGFSNETRFSKNLDELLEKIKAKNSRKIDTFTVNDRLSINVSGTGFDGKVVKEFEKTSRGFKNYIKVSLKTFFNYKPIKVKFFDEAYQQYNGRYLMMNIANTRQFGNNAYIAPKASKSDGLVDMVLVKKFPLTYSALFAFRMFTKRLKDDEYVTYLPVSEISFKVNTKNWHLDGEFNKIKSPIHIKVQPSSLNILI from the coding sequence ATGGACAAAGTAGCTTTTATTATCAATCCTTTTTCGGCCAAAAAAAACTATCAGCCGTTTTTGAACGAACTTAAAACAAAGGTGAAAGACCCGTTGTATTACGTGTCAGAATCTATTCCCGGAACAGATGAGTTTATTCAGGCTCATTTTGAGGAAGTGGATATTTTTGTGGCAATAGGAGGAGACGGTACTATTTCTACAGTAGCCAAAAACCTTATTAATACAGAGAAAATCCTCGCAATTTTCCCGGCCGGCTCTGGAAACGGATTTTCCAATGAGACACGATTCAGCAAAAACCTGGATGAACTTTTGGAAAAAATAAAAGCAAAAAACTCCAGGAAAATAGATACTTTTACTGTGAACGACAGGCTTTCCATCAATGTCTCAGGAACAGGTTTTGACGGAAAGGTTGTAAAGGAATTTGAAAAAACAAGTCGCGGATTCAAAAATTACATCAAAGTTTCCCTGAAGACTTTCTTCAATTACAAGCCAATTAAAGTAAAGTTTTTTGATGAAGCTTATCAGCAGTACAATGGAAGATATCTGATGATGAACATTGCCAATACCCGCCAGTTTGGTAACAATGCATACATTGCTCCCAAAGCCAGCAAAAGTGATGGTTTGGTTGATATGGTTCTGGTGAAGAAATTTCCGCTTACGTATTCTGCGCTTTTTGCTTTCAGAATGTTTACCAAAAGATTGAAAGATGATGAATATGTTACTTATCTTCCTGTCTCTGAAATATCATTTAAAGTCAATACCAAAAACTGGCATCTGGATGGTGAATTTAATAAAATCAAATCACCGATTCACATTAAGGTACAACCTTCAAGTCTGAATATTCTGATTTAA
- a CDS encoding dicarboxylate/amino acid:cation symporter yields MKAKKIYNQLYFQVIIAIIAGILLGKFYPELGEKMKPLGDGFIKLVKMIIAPVIFITLTLGIAHMTDLKKVGRIAIKAMIYFFTFSTLALIIGLIVGNILQPGHGLNINPSTLSGDVSQYQAKAHESTLTGFIMNIIPETLFSPLVGDNILQVLLVAILMGVALVLTKEKSQKVTDFLQDLSTPVFKIVHMLMKLAPIGAFGAMAFTIGKYGLHSVLNLIFLVGTFYITSILFVVIVLGAVAWYNGFNIFKFLFYLKEELLLVLGTSSSESALPGIMEKLEKAGCSRAIVGLVVPTGYSFNLDGTNIYMTLASLFIAQALNIHLPLEKQLMLLLVAMLSSKGAAGVTGAGFVTLAATLAVVPEIPIAGMTLILGIDKFMSECRALTNVIGNSVATVVVANWEKQLDKNQLQYCLDHPHDVEKKLEG; encoded by the coding sequence TTGAAAGCAAAAAAAATATACAATCAGCTTTATTTCCAGGTGATTATCGCCATAATTGCAGGTATTCTTCTTGGAAAATTTTATCCTGAACTGGGAGAAAAGATGAAACCTTTAGGGGACGGATTCATCAAATTAGTGAAAATGATTATCGCTCCGGTAATCTTCATTACACTTACGTTGGGAATTGCCCATATGACCGATTTAAAAAAAGTAGGAAGAATTGCAATAAAGGCAATGATTTACTTTTTCACTTTTTCAACCCTTGCTCTTATTATCGGGTTAATAGTAGGGAATATTTTACAGCCTGGCCATGGTTTAAATATTAACCCTTCTACTCTGTCGGGTGACGTTTCACAATATCAGGCCAAAGCTCATGAATCTACTCTTACCGGTTTTATTATGAATATTATCCCGGAGACTTTATTCAGTCCTTTGGTGGGTGATAATATTCTTCAGGTTCTGCTGGTGGCTATTTTAATGGGAGTTGCTTTGGTTTTAACAAAAGAAAAAAGCCAGAAAGTAACTGATTTTTTACAGGATCTGTCAACTCCGGTTTTTAAAATCGTACATATGCTTATGAAGCTTGCCCCAATCGGAGCTTTCGGAGCAATGGCTTTTACGATCGGAAAATATGGACTTCATTCTGTATTAAACCTGATATTTCTTGTCGGCACATTCTATATTACGTCTATTCTTTTTGTCGTTATCGTATTGGGGGCCGTGGCATGGTATAATGGATTTAACATTTTCAAATTTCTTTTTTACCTTAAAGAAGAGCTTCTCCTTGTTCTGGGAACCAGTTCTTCGGAATCTGCCTTACCGGGAATCATGGAAAAACTTGAAAAAGCAGGCTGTTCAAGGGCAATTGTAGGCCTGGTAGTTCCTACCGGATATTCTTTTAATCTTGACGGAACGAATATCTATATGACTCTTGCCTCTCTTTTTATTGCACAGGCATTAAACATTCATCTTCCTCTTGAAAAGCAGCTTATGCTCCTTCTGGTAGCGATGTTAAGTTCAAAAGGTGCAGCAGGTGTTACAGGCGCAGGGTTTGTTACTCTTGCAGCAACATTGGCTGTAGTTCCTGAAATTCCGATTGCTGGAATGACCTTGATTCTCGGAATTGACAAGTTTATGAGTGAATGCAGAGCTTTAACAAACGTTATTGGAAACTCAGTAGCGACCGTTGTTGTTGCCAACTGGGAAAAGCAGCTTGACAAAAACCAGCTTCAATACTGCCTGGACCATCCGCATGATGTTGAGAAAAAGCTTGAAGGGTAA
- the ggt gene encoding gamma-glutamyltransferase: MKKILIASMLLAVQFSWAQFTDINIIKEVQVKNKGVVVSAHPLASEAGAKILKMGGNAYDAVTATQYALAVVYPQAGNIGGGGFLVGVKNNGERFTLDYRETAPKKASRDMYIDKKGKADTDLSQNGRLAVGVPGSVAGFFATLKYCKLPMEKIIQPAIDLAEKGFTITDKEAEMLNNQREKFQKHNKSSIIFVKDTPWKAGDLLIQKDLAETLKRIQKSGAKGFYEGKTAELLVAEMKRGNGIITLEDLKNYKVAERKALEFDYKGNDVVTMPLPSSGGVLLAQMLRMASFENLEKYQQNSTKAVQIMAEAERRAFADRAEYMGDPDFIQDKTSYLISDEYLKGRWKNFSFDKATPSAEVGKIIEQPKESMQTTHISVLDKDGNAASVTTTLNGYYGSKVLVSGAGFFLNNEMDDFSIKPGVPNMFGAVGGEANSIQPNKRMLSSMTPTILLKGGKPYMVVGTPGGTTIPTSVYQSIVNVVDFKLNANLSVNAPKFHHQWLPETITVENNFPESTISELKSKNYVIEKTKYIGKTEIIVLDENGNIHAVADGRGDDSVAVE; the protein is encoded by the coding sequence ATGAAGAAGATTTTAATTGCTTCGATGCTGTTGGCAGTTCAGTTCAGCTGGGCTCAATTCACAGATATCAATATTATCAAGGAAGTACAGGTAAAAAACAAAGGTGTAGTAGTCTCTGCACATCCTTTAGCCAGTGAAGCTGGAGCTAAAATCTTAAAGATGGGCGGAAATGCTTATGACGCTGTTACAGCGACACAGTATGCGCTTGCTGTTGTCTACCCGCAGGCTGGGAATATTGGCGGCGGCGGATTTCTGGTGGGGGTTAAAAACAATGGGGAAAGATTTACATTGGACTACAGGGAAACTGCTCCTAAGAAAGCTTCACGGGATATGTATATCGACAAAAAAGGAAAAGCGGATACTGATCTTTCTCAAAATGGAAGGCTGGCAGTAGGCGTTCCCGGAAGTGTCGCAGGATTTTTTGCTACCTTGAAGTATTGCAAGCTGCCGATGGAAAAGATCATCCAGCCTGCCATTGATCTCGCAGAAAAAGGGTTTACCATCACAGATAAAGAAGCAGAAATGCTGAACAACCAAAGAGAAAAATTTCAGAAGCACAACAAATCTTCGATCATTTTTGTAAAAGATACTCCCTGGAAAGCCGGAGATCTGTTAATTCAAAAAGATCTTGCCGAGACTTTAAAACGCATTCAGAAATCGGGAGCTAAAGGTTTTTATGAAGGAAAAACAGCTGAACTCCTGGTTGCTGAAATGAAAAGAGGGAACGGAATCATCACGCTGGAAGATCTTAAGAACTATAAAGTTGCAGAAAGAAAAGCTCTTGAATTTGATTATAAAGGAAATGATGTTGTCACCATGCCTTTACCATCAAGCGGTGGAGTGCTGCTTGCTCAAATGCTGAGAATGGCAAGTTTTGAAAACCTGGAAAAATATCAGCAGAACTCAACAAAAGCAGTTCAGATTATGGCTGAAGCAGAAAGAAGAGCTTTCGCAGACAGAGCAGAATATATGGGAGATCCGGATTTTATTCAGGATAAAACTTCTTACCTGATTTCTGACGAATACCTGAAAGGCAGATGGAAAAATTTCAGTTTTGATAAAGCTACTCCAAGCGCAGAAGTTGGCAAAATCATAGAACAGCCTAAGGAATCGATGCAGACTACTCATATTTCCGTATTAGATAAGGATGGAAATGCTGCTTCAGTAACCACCACCCTTAACGGATATTACGGAAGTAAAGTTTTAGTTTCCGGAGCAGGATTCTTTTTAAATAATGAAATGGATGATTTCTCTATTAAGCCGGGAGTGCCGAATATGTTTGGAGCTGTGGGTGGAGAAGCCAATTCTATCCAGCCTAATAAAAGAATGCTTTCCTCTATGACACCAACCATTCTCCTTAAAGGCGGAAAGCCTTATATGGTGGTGGGAACTCCCGGAGGAACAACCATTCCAACATCAGTATACCAATCTATTGTAAATGTTGTAGATTTTAAACTGAATGCCAATCTCTCAGTAAATGCACCAAAGTTCCACCATCAGTGGCTTCCGGAAACCATTACGGTAGAGAACAATTTCCCTGAAAGTACCATTTCTGAACTGAAGAGTAAAAATTATGTTATTGAAAAGACAAAATATATCGGAAAAACAGAAATAATCGTTCTTGATGAAAACGGAAATATTCATGCAGTGGCAGACGGCCGTGGAGATGATTCAGTTGCCGTTGAATAA